From Haliotis asinina isolate JCU_RB_2024 chromosome 8, JCU_Hal_asi_v2, whole genome shotgun sequence, a single genomic window includes:
- the LOC137294895 gene encoding ADP-ribosylation factor 5-like, protein MGAGCSSDNNVIRASTASLQDNETAPFKILIFGPSNAGKTYLLYSWLLEVKGVHSTKPTEEFNVETVESKSGDKFTVWDLSGALRHHRKRKFYEGTQGLVFVYDASTDSKLAKDDLQLLLEERFVKDVPLMIVANQLKEHETPSEEDLLTNLGVKQYLVSRQWCLTRVRLKSQQDIDEAICDLQRLVTK, encoded by the exons ATGGGAGCTGGATGTAGCTCAGACAACAACGTCATTAGAGCATCAACAGCATCTTTACAGGACAACGAAACAGCTCCTTTTAAAATTCTTATTTTTGGACCAAGTAACGCGG gaaAAACCTATTTATTGTATTCCTGGCTGTTGGAAGTAAAGGGCGTCCATTCAACAAAGCCAACAGAGGAGTTTAATGTTGAGACTGTTGAGTCCAAGTCAGGGGACAAATTCACTGTATGGGATCTGAGTGGGGCCCTCCGACATCACAGAAAGAGAAAGTTTTATGAAGGAACTCAGGgacttgtgtttgtgtatgatgCGAGCACCGACTCTAAACTCGCCAAAGATGACTTGCAGTTATTGCTGGAAGAGAGATTTGTGAAGGATGTTCCCTTGATGATTGTTGCGAATCAGCTTAAAGAACATG AAACCCCATCGGAGGAGGATTTACTTACTAATCTTGGTGTTAAACAGTATCTGGTGAGCAGACAGTGGTGCTTGACACGGGTTCGACTCAAATCTCAACAGGATATCGATGAAGCAATCTGTGATCTCCAGAGACTTGTCACAAAGTGA